One genomic region from Campylobacter concisus encodes:
- the waaF gene encoding lipopolysaccharide heptosyltransferase II, translated as MRVFIELPTWLGDAVMASAAIENLSKNAKNIVFFGSYVACELYKSHPKCEKVVIDNSKKQSSRYLSLIKTARKLGKFDIAISFRSSFASKFLLFFLKATQKFCFKKSGEGLHQVQKYLKFVQQSLNLKEISNELKIYYDAQKSEQKLLVLNPGASYGSAKRWYPHYFADVALHFKDEFNVKITGSKAELEICNEIEQILTQNGAKCENLAGKTSIKELCELIGSIKNGIFLTNDSGPMHIAAAYKVPLVALFGPTKFKETSPWQDESAKIVHLNLECMPCMKRVCPIKTHACMKELTPKMVIAEIELLRKKLNF; from the coding sequence GTGAGAGTGTTTATAGAGCTTCCAACTTGGCTTGGAGATGCTGTGATGGCGAGCGCAGCGATAGAAAATTTAAGTAAAAATGCTAAAAATATTGTATTTTTTGGCTCTTATGTGGCCTGTGAGCTTTATAAATCACATCCAAAGTGCGAAAAAGTAGTTATTGACAATAGTAAAAAGCAAAGCTCAAGATATTTAAGCCTTATAAAAACAGCTAGAAAGCTTGGAAAATTTGATATTGCTATTAGTTTTAGAAGCTCATTTGCTAGTAAATTTTTGCTATTTTTTCTAAAAGCAACGCAAAAATTTTGCTTTAAAAAGAGTGGTGAAGGCTTGCATCAGGTGCAAAAATATCTAAAATTTGTACAGCAAAGCCTAAATTTAAAAGAAATTTCAAACGAACTAAAAATTTACTATGATGCACAAAAAAGCGAGCAAAAGCTCCTCGTGCTAAATCCAGGTGCTAGCTACGGAAGTGCCAAAAGGTGGTACCCGCACTATTTTGCAGATGTTGCACTTCATTTTAAAGACGAATTTAATGTGAAGATCACTGGCTCAAAAGCTGAGCTTGAAATTTGTAATGAAATCGAGCAAATACTTACACAAAATGGTGCAAAATGTGAAAATTTAGCTGGAAAAACGAGTATAAAAGAGCTTTGTGAACTAATAGGCTCTATAAAAAATGGCATCTTTTTGACAAATGATAGTGGTCCTATGCATATCGCAGCTGCTTATAAAGTGCCACTTGTGGCTCTTTTTGGACCGACTAAATTTAAAGAGACTAGCCCATGGCAAGATGAAAGCGCAAAGATAGTGCATTTAAATTTAGAGTGTATGCCATGTATGAAGCGAGTGTGCCCTATAAAAACACATGCCTGTATGAAGGAGCTCACGCCAAAAATGGTTATTGCTGAAATAGAGCTATTAAGAAAGAAATTAAATTTTTGA
- the exbB gene encoding TonB-system energizer ExbB → MELIKHHIDHVIIAILGIMSFFVLWYTIERIIFYSRVDIKGYKSIESLEEALTKNLTTLYIIYSNAPYIGLLGTVAGIMITFYDMGMAGGIDTKSIMVGLSLALKATAFGLLVAIPTLMIYNGFVRKVDVMLNRYKAENASK, encoded by the coding sequence ATGGAGCTAATTAAACATCACATTGATCATGTAATTATTGCGATTTTAGGCATTATGAGTTTTTTTGTACTTTGGTATACGATTGAGCGTATTATTTTTTATTCACGCGTTGATATAAAAGGCTATAAAAGTATCGAATCGCTTGAAGAAGCACTAACCAAAAATTTAACCACACTTTATATTATCTACTCAAATGCACCATATATAGGACTTCTTGGTACAGTTGCTGGAATTATGATCACATTTTATGATATGGGTATGGCAGGCGGAATCGATACTAAAAGCATAATGGTCGGCCTCTCTCTTGCGCTAAAAGCAACTGCTTTTGGACTACTTGTGGCGATACCAACTTTGATGATTTACAATGGTTTTGTCAGAAAAGTAGATGTAATGCTAAATAGATACAAGGCTGAAAATGCGTCTAAATAA
- the exbD gene encoding TonB system transport protein ExbD, producing MRLNKKDGLNIVPFIDIMLVLLAIVLSISTFIAQGKIAIDLPSANSAEQSKEDDKNVSVVIDKDNKFFIDDVEISENELKDKLNAVDIKTLIELKSDKNSKFDSFVKVIDILKEKGHENFAIQTISE from the coding sequence ATGCGTCTAAATAAAAAAGATGGGTTAAATATTGTCCCATTTATTGATATTATGCTTGTTTTGCTTGCTATCGTGCTTAGCATTTCGACTTTTATTGCTCAAGGCAAGATAGCTATTGATCTTCCAAGTGCAAACAGTGCTGAGCAAAGCAAAGAGGACGATAAAAATGTAAGCGTAGTAATTGATAAGGATAATAAATTTTTTATAGATGATGTAGAAATTTCTGAGAATGAACTCAAAGATAAGCTAAATGCTGTTGATATAAAGACATTGATCGAACTAAAAAGCGATAAAAATTCGAAATTTGATAGCTTTGTTAAAGTAATTGATATATTAAAAGAGAAGGGCCACGAAAATTTTGCAATCCAAACAATCTCTGAATAA
- a CDS encoding energy transducer TonB: MQSKQSLNKISNYSGLAVSLVVHGAAVYFLLSYNFDEIKIGEQKPIKIALNSFTPVPQVSAPQIAEQMLIPEPTPPAPPPPPEPPKPEPKPEPKPEPKKVEKPKREIKKVEPKKEKKIEPKPEPIIAQPVQPIVPPASVNTNLPANNKSIAAAPAQNITPELNLSNSQGDEDFTKVIIAVKRHKSYPNNARRMKHQGVVEVRFLLKQDGSIDELKVSKSSGFESLDNGALENIQRASSEFPKPKQDRYLRFPISYTLK, encoded by the coding sequence TTGCAATCCAAACAATCTCTGAATAAAATTTCAAATTACAGCGGCTTAGCTGTTTCGCTTGTAGTGCATGGAGCAGCAGTATATTTTTTGCTTTCATATAATTTTGATGAGATAAAAATAGGTGAGCAAAAACCGATAAAAATAGCTCTTAATTCATTTACTCCAGTGCCACAAGTCTCAGCACCTCAAATAGCGGAGCAAATGCTTATCCCAGAGCCAACTCCACCAGCCCCACCACCACCGCCAGAGCCTCCAAAACCTGAGCCAAAGCCAGAACCAAAACCTGAACCTAAAAAGGTGGAGAAACCAAAGCGTGAAATAAAAAAGGTAGAGCCTAAAAAAGAGAAAAAAATAGAGCCCAAGCCTGAACCGATAATTGCTCAGCCAGTGCAGCCTATTGTACCGCCAGCCAGTGTAAATACAAATTTACCAGCCAATAACAAGTCTATCGCTGCAGCTCCAGCTCAAAATATAACACCTGAGCTAAATTTATCAAATTCACAAGGTGATGAAGATTTTACGAAGGTTATAATCGCAGTTAAGAGACATAAAAGTTACCCAAATAATGCTAGACGTATGAAGCATCAAGGTGTTGTAGAAGTTAGGTTTTTACTCAAGCAAGACGGCAGCATAGATGAACTTAAAGTTAGTAAAAGCTCTGGTTTTGAGTCGCTTGATAATGGTGCTTTAGAAAATATTCAAAGAGCAAGTTCTGAGTTTCCAAAGCCTAAACAAGATCGTTATCTGCGCTTTCCTATTTCATATACACTAAAATAA
- a CDS encoding anaerobic C4-dicarboxylate transporter, whose translation MDFLMNLSEGMQFAIQLLIVLICLFYGAKKGGIALGMLGGIGLIVLVFGFNIEPGKPAIDVMLTILAVVVASATLQASGGLDVMLQIAETILRKNPKYVSILAPFVTCTLTILCGTGHVVYTVLPIVYDIAIKNGIRPERPMAASSIASQMGIIASPVSVAVVTLTSFLINAKTHLAGFDGYLDLLKITIPSTFCGVLAVGIFSWFRGKDLDKDEVFQTKLQDPEFKKYVYGDSATLLGKKLPGYQWAAMWIFLGSILVVALLGYFKDLRPSWTTYKDATVVQVIANLPTEQKVLKTLKIKDASIQTEAAELKVANDKLNANQKAQSVKIIGKDANQTLTRTADGAVTYINEKGAKEEFQGAYINISNKQASSKSLSMVHVIQIFMLLTGAIILIFTPTDASKIGKNEIFRSGMIALVAVFGISWMAETMFAVHTPMMKEALGSIVKEHPWTYAVMLLIISKFVNSQAAALVAFVPLALNIDVNPAIILAFAPACYGYYILPTYPSDLAAIQFDRSGTTHIGKFVINHSFIIPGLIGVISSCIFGYIFATAFGYL comes from the coding sequence ATGGATTTTCTCATGAATTTAAGTGAAGGCATGCAGTTTGCTATCCAGCTTCTCATCGTCCTTATCTGTTTGTTCTACGGAGCTAAAAAAGGCGGTATCGCACTTGGTATGCTAGGTGGTATCGGTCTTATAGTCCTCGTTTTTGGATTTAATATCGAGCCTGGTAAGCCAGCAATTGATGTTATGCTAACTATCCTCGCTGTTGTTGTGGCAAGTGCTACGCTTCAAGCCAGTGGTGGTCTTGATGTTATGCTTCAAATAGCAGAAACCATACTTAGAAAAAATCCAAAATATGTAAGTATCTTGGCTCCTTTTGTAACATGTACACTTACTATTTTATGCGGTACTGGACACGTTGTTTATACCGTGCTTCCTATCGTTTATGATATCGCTATCAAAAATGGCATCCGCCCAGAGCGACCAATGGCAGCAAGCTCGATAGCCTCACAAATGGGCATCATCGCTAGCCCAGTTTCAGTTGCTGTTGTAACTCTTACAAGCTTTCTTATTAATGCTAAAACTCACTTAGCTGGCTTTGATGGATATTTAGATCTTTTAAAGATTACTATCCCTTCGACATTTTGCGGTGTTTTGGCGGTAGGAATTTTTAGCTGGTTTAGAGGTAAAGATCTTGATAAAGATGAAGTATTTCAAACAAAGCTTCAAGATCCTGAGTTTAAAAAATATGTTTATGGCGATAGTGCGACACTTTTGGGCAAAAAGCTTCCTGGGTATCAATGGGCTGCAATGTGGATATTTTTAGGCTCTATTCTTGTAGTTGCGCTTCTTGGATATTTTAAAGATCTTCGTCCAAGCTGGACTACTTACAAAGACGCAACGGTCGTTCAAGTAATAGCTAACCTTCCAACTGAACAAAAAGTTTTAAAAACCTTAAAAATAAAAGACGCTAGCATCCAAACAGAGGCGGCTGAGCTAAAAGTAGCAAACGATAAGCTAAATGCCAATCAAAAAGCTCAATCAGTCAAAATCATCGGCAAAGATGCAAATCAAACTCTTACTCGCACAGCTGATGGTGCAGTAACATATATAAATGAAAAAGGCGCAAAAGAAGAATTCCAAGGTGCTTACATTAATATAAGCAACAAACAAGCATCTTCAAAAAGCCTAAGCATGGTTCATGTTATCCAAATTTTCATGCTTTTAACAGGCGCTATCATTTTAATCTTTACACCAACAGATGCTAGCAAGATCGGTAAAAACGAGATATTTAGATCAGGCATGATCGCTCTTGTTGCAGTATTTGGTATCTCTTGGATGGCTGAGACTATGTTTGCAGTGCATACTCCGATGATGAAAGAGGCGCTAGGAAGCATCGTAAAAGAGCACCCTTGGACTTATGCGGTTATGCTCTTGATTATCTCAAAATTTGTAAATTCTCAAGCTGCAGCCTTGGTTGCTTTTGTGCCATTAGCATTAAATATCGATGTTAATCCTGCTATCATTCTAGCTTTTGCGCCAGCTTGCTACGGATACTACATCCTACCAACATATCCAAGCGACCTTGCAGCTATTCAGTTTGATAGAAGTGGTACGACACATATTGGTAAATTTGTTATCAATCACAGCTTTATCATTCCGGGTCTTATTGGTGTTATATCCTCTTGTATATTTGGCTATATTTTTGCAACTGCTTTTGGATATCTATAA
- the flhB gene encoding flagellar biosynthesis protein FlhB: MAGEDQEKTEEATPKKIEDAKKDGNVPKSQDLAGFVTLVIAIGVLLAMLNFMKEQIISLYIYYSKFIGQPLTLPTVKMIVVNTFARSLLMILPVCICVAIAGVIANVMQFGFIFTTKPIMPNFGKINPLKGLKNLFSMKKVIDSIKIVLKVSIVFGVGFYFFLQFIKELPHTLFFSMFDQLAWLKEKLIILVSVMLFILFVIGLIDLLIVRFQYFKDLRMSKQEIKDEYKQMEGDPQVKGRIRQAQMRAAKRRMMQNIPQADVVITNPTHYAVAIRYDKSRDEAPIILAKGVDFLALQIKKIAVENGVQIYENPPLARELYKICEVDDTIPAHLFRAVAEVLSFVYMSNKQKFKDKL, translated from the coding sequence ATGGCAGGCGAAGATCAGGAAAAAACCGAAGAAGCGACCCCCAAAAAGATAGAAGATGCAAAAAAGGATGGTAACGTACCCAAAAGTCAGGACCTAGCTGGGTTCGTGACCCTTGTCATCGCTATTGGCGTACTACTTGCGATGCTAAATTTTATGAAAGAACAGATCATCTCACTTTATATATACTATTCAAAATTTATCGGTCAGCCACTTACCTTACCAACTGTAAAAATGATCGTTGTAAATACCTTTGCAAGGTCACTTCTTATGATACTTCCAGTTTGTATCTGTGTGGCGATCGCTGGTGTCATCGCAAATGTAATGCAGTTTGGATTTATCTTTACCACAAAACCTATAATGCCAAATTTTGGCAAGATAAACCCGCTAAAAGGGCTAAAAAATTTATTCTCGATGAAAAAAGTGATAGACAGCATTAAAATCGTACTAAAAGTTAGTATCGTCTTTGGTGTTGGATTTTATTTTTTCTTGCAGTTTATAAAGGAGCTACCGCACACGCTCTTTTTTTCTATGTTTGATCAGCTTGCTTGGCTAAAAGAAAAGCTCATCATTCTTGTTAGTGTCATGCTTTTTATTCTTTTTGTGATCGGACTTATCGACCTTCTCATCGTGCGTTTTCAATACTTTAAAGACCTTCGTATGAGCAAGCAAGAGATAAAAGATGAGTATAAGCAAATGGAAGGAGATCCTCAGGTAAAAGGCAGAATTCGTCAAGCGCAAATGCGTGCAGCCAAGCGTCGAATGATGCAAAATATCCCACAAGCTGACGTAGTCATCACAAACCCTACTCACTACGCCGTGGCGATAAGATATGATAAAAGTCGCGACGAGGCGCCGATAATACTTGCCAAAGGTGTTGATTTTTTAGCACTGCAAATCAAAAAAATAGCCGTTGAAAATGGTGTGCAAATTTATGAAAACCCACCACTCGCAAGAGAGCTTTATAAAATTTGTGAAGTCGATGATACGATACCAGCACATCTTTTTAGGGCCGTGGCCGAAGTGCTAAGCTTCGTTTATATGAGCAATAAACAAAAATTTAAAGATAAGCTTTGA
- the rplU gene encoding 50S ribosomal protein L21 — protein MSKYAIFKHGGKQYRVSEGEYLKLDHFSAEAKSTVEITEVLAVNDGEVKVGAPFVKGAKVVLEVINEGKDKKVVIYKKRRRKDSKLKRGFRRQFTRVKVVSIAA, from the coding sequence ATGTCAAAATACGCTATATTTAAGCATGGTGGTAAGCAATATCGTGTTAGCGAGGGCGAGTACCTTAAGCTAGATCACTTTAGTGCTGAAGCTAAATCAACCGTTGAGATTACAGAAGTTTTGGCTGTAAATGACGGCGAAGTAAAGGTAGGTGCGCCATTTGTGAAGGGTGCAAAAGTTGTTCTTGAGGTCATTAATGAAGGCAAAGACAAAAAAGTAGTTATCTACAAAAAACGCAGACGTAAAGACTCAAAACTAAAACGCGGCTTTAGAAGACAATTTACACGTGTAAAAGTCGTAAGTATCGCAGCTTAA
- the rpmA gene encoding 50S ribosomal protein L27 — protein sequence MAHKKGQGSTQNNRDSIGRRLGVKKFGGEFVRAGNIIIRQRGTATHAGNNVGLGKDHTIFALVDGFVKFERLDKNRKKVSVYPAA from the coding sequence ATGGCACACAAAAAAGGTCAAGGTTCAACCCAAAATAACCGTGATAGTATCGGACGCCGATTAGGTGTTAAGAAATTTGGTGGCGAGTTCGTTCGTGCTGGAAATATAATCATCCGCCAAAGAGGAACAGCAACTCACGCTGGAAATAACGTAGGTCTTGGCAAAGATCACACTATTTTTGCATTAGTCGATGGCTTTGTAAAATTTGAAAGACTTGATAAAAACAGAAAAAAAGTATCTGTTTATCCAGCTGCATAA
- the obgE gene encoding GTPase ObgE: MFIDSARLTLSSGHGGAGAVSFRREKHVILGGPDGGDGGDGGDVYFVCDNNTHTLANYKGKRAMKAGNGEAGMGKRMTGKKGENLELIVPPGTAVYDAQTNELLCDIVSEGQKTLFLKGGKGGLGNFHFKSSINQAPEYAQKGMPEESIEVRLELKLIADVGLVGFPNVGKSTLISTVSNAKPQIANYEFTTLTPKLGLVEVDEFSGFVMADIPGIIEGASDGRGLGVKFLKHIERNKILLFMIDSANYRSMSEQFSVLKEEVAKFSSVLASRDYAIAITRVDAAENLDENIKEFMKFLKLKPEQNGKFIYKQDLLSFDHSKPYFILPISSATNENIDELKFALLELLKNEL; this comes from the coding sequence ATGTTTATAGATAGTGCAAGATTGACTCTAAGTTCGGGGCATGGTGGAGCTGGAGCTGTGAGTTTTCGCCGTGAAAAACACGTCATTTTAGGCGGTCCTGATGGCGGAGATGGCGGAGATGGCGGAGACGTTTATTTTGTTTGTGACAACAATACCCATACTTTAGCAAATTATAAGGGTAAAAGAGCCATGAAAGCTGGCAATGGTGAAGCTGGCATGGGCAAGCGAATGACTGGCAAAAAGGGCGAAAATTTAGAACTCATAGTCCCTCCTGGCACAGCTGTTTATGATGCACAGACAAATGAACTACTCTGTGATATAGTTAGCGAGGGTCAAAAGACGCTATTTTTAAAGGGCGGTAAAGGCGGACTCGGAAATTTTCACTTTAAAAGCTCTATCAACCAAGCTCCAGAATACGCACAAAAAGGTATGCCTGAAGAGAGCATTGAAGTAAGGCTCGAGTTAAAGCTCATTGCTGATGTTGGTTTGGTGGGCTTTCCAAATGTTGGTAAATCAACTCTTATTTCAACAGTATCAAATGCCAAACCACAGATCGCAAACTACGAATTTACAACGCTTACGCCAAAGCTTGGCCTTGTTGAGGTCGATGAGTTTAGTGGCTTTGTCATGGCTGACATCCCTGGTATCATCGAGGGGGCGAGCGATGGACGTGGCTTGGGCGTTAAATTTCTAAAGCACATCGAGAGAAATAAAATTTTGCTTTTCATGATAGATAGTGCGAATTATAGAAGCATGAGCGAGCAGTTTAGCGTGCTAAAAGAGGAGGTTGCTAAATTTTCAAGCGTACTTGCTAGCAGGGACTATGCGATCGCTATCACCAGAGTCGATGCGGCAGAAAATTTAGATGAAAACATAAAAGAATTTATGAAATTTTTAAAGCTAAAGCCAGAGCAAAACGGTAAATTTATCTACAAACAAGATTTACTCAGCTTTGATCATTCAAAACCATATTTTATTTTGCCGATCTCGTCAGCGACAAACGAGAACATCGACGAGCTTAAATTTGCACTGCTTGAGCTACTTAAAAATGAGCTTTGA
- a CDS encoding GDP-mannose dehydrogenase, whose protein sequence is MKKIFCIMLFYFSAYSCDPADPAYMFLDYNDIDRDGMLNLDEWMACEVPPGLKIAPDLCTSEEFKRLDLDRSGKVNINELGNLTFQKINWQEDPCASWLTGSKNADQNKSR, encoded by the coding sequence ATGAAGAAAATTTTTTGCATTATGCTATTTTACTTTAGCGCATATAGCTGTGATCCGGCGGATCCGGCGTATATGTTTTTGGATTACAATGACATAGATCGTGACGGCATGCTAAATTTAGATGAATGGATGGCTTGCGAGGTGCCACCAGGACTAAAAATAGCACCAGATCTATGCACTAGTGAGGAATTTAAAAGGCTGGATCTTGATCGTAGTGGCAAAGTTAACATTAATGAGCTAGGAAATTTGACATTTCAAAAGATTAACTGGCAAGAAGATCCATGCGCCTCTTGGTTGACTGGCAGTAAAAACGCAGATCAAAATAAAAGTCGTTGA